From the Haemophilus parainfluenzae genome, the window GAATGAACAAAGTGCGGTCACTTTTAAAGGCATTTTAGGCCTGATCGGTGTTTGGTTTGGCTATGGCACTATTGATATCTTATTCAAACAAGTGGCAAAAAGCGGGGGAGCATTCCCAACCACATTATTCATTGCTTTCTCATTAGCCGCTTGTGTCATGTTTCTGTATTTATTCCTAAAACGCACTCAGTGGACAGTGCCAAGCTTTATTGGTGGAATCATTTTAGGTGTATTGAATTTCTTCAACATCCTGTTTTACATTAAAGCGCACCAAAGTTTCGGGCAAAATCCAACCTTAGTTTTTGCAGGAATGAATATTGGTGTTATTTGTTTAGGCACCATCACAGGCGCATTTTTCTTTAAAGAAAAAATCAGCAAAATAAACTGGTTTGGCGTACTTATCAGTCTTTCAGCAATTTTCTGTTTATATTATTTAGATAAAATTTTGGCTTAATTATGGCAAACGATTTTAGTTTTTTTATCTACGATTACGAAAGTTTTGGTATCAATCCGGCAAGTGATCGTCCAGCTCAATTTGCCGGTATTCGTACCGATGCAGATTTTAATATTATTGGCGAGCCTGTTATGTTGTATTGCAAGCAAACCAATGATTATTTGCCCGCACCGGAAGCCGTAATGGTCACAGGAATCACGCCACAAGAATGTAATGAAAAGGGGATTTCAGAACCTGAATTTGCTGCAAAAATTCTAGCTGAGTTTTCACAACCTAATACTTGTGTGATGGGTTACAACAACATTCGTTATGACGATGAAATGACTCGTTATACCTTTTACCGTAACTTCATCGATCCCTATGAATATAGCTGGAAAAATGGCAATTCTCGTTGGGATTTACTGGATTTGGTACGAGCCTGTTATGCTTTGCGTCCAGAGGGAATTAATTGGGCTTATGACGATGATGGTATGCCAAGCTTTCGCTTAGAAAAACTAACCAAAGCAAATGGTATTGAGCATGAAAATGCCCATGATGCGATGGCGGATGTGTATGCAACCATCGCCATGGCTAAATTAATCAAAGAAAAGCAGCCTAAATTATTTCAATTCTTCTTTGAGCATAGAGGTAAAAAGGAAATTGAGAAACTGGTCGACACTGCGGAAATGACACCATTAGTGCACGTTTCGGGCATGCTAGGCAATTATCGCGGCAATTGTGCTTGGGTGGCACCATTAGCATGGCATCCAACTAATCAAAATGCCGTAATCGTCTGTGATTTATCAGGTGATATTGATAATTTACTCAGTAAAAGTGCGGTTGATTTGCGACAAGATTTATATACCAAGAAAAGTGAGCTAGAAGAAAGGGGAGTTTCATCAGTTCCATTAAAATTGGTTCATATTAATAAATGCCCAATTTTGGCGCCTGCAAAAACATTACTGCCAGAAAATGCAGCTCGTTTAGGGATAGACAGACAACAATGCTTAGATAATTTAGCAAAATTGCGCCAATCCTTAGATATACGCGAGAAAGTTATTGAAATCTTCTCAGAAGAACGAGAATTTGAGCCGAGTGATAATGTAGAAACGGAACTTTATAACGGTTTCTTTAGCAATGCGGATAAAAACAATATGGCTATTTTACGCGATTTACCACCTGAAAAATTAGCTGAGCATGGTTTAGCATTTGAAGATAAACGAATTCCTGAATTGTTATTCCATTATCGTGCCAGACATTTCTATAAAACTCTAAATCGTGCAGAACAAATCAAATGGCAAAAATATCGCCAACGTAAATTAGAACAAAGTGCGGTTAAATTTGAGGAAAGTCTACAACGGTTAGCGGAGGAATATTCGGATAATCCAACCAAACTGAATTTACTACAACAGGTTTATGAATACGGAGCAAAACTGTTATCTTAACCTTATACATATCGTGACATAGTCACACAAATACCATTCATCAAAAACGTAAATCTTAATCCCTGAGATTTACGTTTTTCTTTTTTAAATCTGATGATATTCACCTCATAAAATAACGCAGAATTCACGTAGCGTTGTCATTATTTGATACATATAAACGTCTTTATTTTTTCCTTACATAACAACTTTAGAGTGTGTAAATCATTATTTAATCTTATTGCAAAGTGTTGCGAGACTAGATTTCGCATCGTTTGAATGGTATC encodes:
- a CDS encoding DMT family transporter, with the protein product MHNLIFAILCSVAVSVLLKVARKKNIIIEQAIAFNYIVTISLSYFLLKPDFKGLEFTEYLAQSDSTPIFLALGILLPTVFIIMSKAVEFAGIVRSDAAQRLSLFLPIVASFIIFHETLSQPKIVGIILAFIGLFCILNKSNEQSAVTFKGILGLIGVWFGYGTIDILFKQVAKSGGAFPTTLFIAFSLAACVMFLYLFLKRTQWTVPSFIGGIILGVLNFFNILFYIKAHQSFGQNPTLVFAGMNIGVICLGTITGAFFFKEKISKINWFGVLISLSAIFCLYYLDKILA
- the sbcB gene encoding exodeoxyribonuclease I, giving the protein MANDFSFFIYDYESFGINPASDRPAQFAGIRTDADFNIIGEPVMLYCKQTNDYLPAPEAVMVTGITPQECNEKGISEPEFAAKILAEFSQPNTCVMGYNNIRYDDEMTRYTFYRNFIDPYEYSWKNGNSRWDLLDLVRACYALRPEGINWAYDDDGMPSFRLEKLTKANGIEHENAHDAMADVYATIAMAKLIKEKQPKLFQFFFEHRGKKEIEKLVDTAEMTPLVHVSGMLGNYRGNCAWVAPLAWHPTNQNAVIVCDLSGDIDNLLSKSAVDLRQDLYTKKSELEERGVSSVPLKLVHINKCPILAPAKTLLPENAARLGIDRQQCLDNLAKLRQSLDIREKVIEIFSEEREFEPSDNVETELYNGFFSNADKNNMAILRDLPPEKLAEHGLAFEDKRIPELLFHYRARHFYKTLNRAEQIKWQKYRQRKLEQSAVKFEESLQRLAEEYSDNPTKLNLLQQVYEYGAKLLS